Within Runella rosea, the genomic segment CGTTATAAAACCCGCTAGGCTCGCCGTTGGCCATCATAAAGCCCGCTGGGCCTTTCACAAATTCGATACTTTCAACCATGCTCATGTCTTCGGCAAGCGGCCCCCAAGGCATCTGTACATTCATACCGTTGCGGAAAGCCGCAATTTGCGAGCCGCGCATGTTTAGCAATGCGTAGTTGTCCCAATGTTCGAGGCGAGTCACACCACTCACGTTACGGGTTACCCCTTCGAGCATGTCAAAAATTTGTTGGTCGTTTATTAACGCCTTGGTCAATACCTGAATATTTTGGGGCGTTTCAATCAACGGTGTCTTCAACCGAAGCGAAACCGAAGGCATATCAGCATTGTATTTATTGGGGAAAGCCGTCACAACTACTTCTTCCAATTGACGCAGATTTTCTTTCAATACTACGTTTACATCCGACACCTGCCCCGCCGTAACCGACACGCTTTGGGTTTGGGTCTCCAGCCCGACAAAGCTCACCTGAAGTGCGTAATTGCCAGCTTTTACTTTTTCAAATAAGAATTCACCTTCTTGATTGGTGACGGTTCCTTTGCCCGCCCCTTTCAGGTTTACGTTCACAAATTCGGCCGCTTTACCGTCGCTCGTAGTGATGCGGCCTTTGATGGTTGCGTGCTGAGCCATTGCCCAGCTGGATAGTAATAATAATGCAAGGGAGAGGTAGATTTTCATCGTTTTAGTGGGGATACTGATAAAGTTCATTTTAATAAAAAGAGGTATGACTGATTGGTAAAAAAATGGTAAAAAATAAGTAGGGTAAAGTGTATTGCGACAAAACAAAACCGTATTGATGCCAAAGCATCAAAAACATAAAAAACTGTAATACAGACAGATACTTAAAAAACCAAATGCATCAATTGACATTTTTGAGCATTTTTCGCGCCTCTACCGTGAGGGCTACTTCATTCAATAGGGTGAGCAATTCACTCAGTTCGGTGTAAGAAAAAAGGAGATAAAAATTAGATAATGGCGTGTAATGAATAAGCTCTTTTCCATGCGGGGTTTCATAGGCTTCCATCATTCTTTTTTCGGTCAATAGTTGCCGAAACCATTCAAATTCGCTTTCATTCAAACAAAACATAATGTTCTTAAAAGCAATGTGATAAACCTTGCAGATTTCACATACGCCTACGTATCCGTACTCTTTTTCGAGAAGGGTTCTAAAGGGATGTTGGTGTGTCATAAAAGTGCTGTTTTAAGGTAAACGCAAAGCAATGGCAGGATGGATTATATCATTTCTCAATCACACTCTTCTTTTTCAAAAGTGAAATGATTAACTATATTTATTTAGATTAATTATAAATAATAGACAAAGGAAGGGACTATTTAGATTCAATCCAAATAATTTTATTCTTTTTTTAAAACCCTTCCTAAAAAACAGTTCTAAGCCACGACTAAAATCTGCGAGCTTTCATTTTTGTAGGTGTAGAAACCTTAATTTATGCAACATTGTTGCATAACAAAATTAATCCGCCCATATTTGCAACATTGTTGCATAAAAAAGTCTAAAGTATGAATAAGCAAAAGAAACTACCCGTTACGGTACTGAGCGGCTTCCTAGGAGCGGGAAAAACCACCCTACTCAACCATATTTTACACAACAAAGAAGGGCTAAAAGTGGCCGTGATTGTCAACGACATGAGTGAAGTAAACATTGACACTCAACTGGTTGAACGGGAGAATACCCTTTCCAGAACTGAAGAAAAGCTCGTTGAAATGTCAAATGGCTGCATCTGTTGCACCCTACGCGAG encodes:
- a CDS encoding DUF6686 family protein — its product is MTHQHPFRTLLEKEYGYVGVCEICKVYHIAFKNIMFCLNESEFEWFRQLLTEKRMMEAYETPHGKELIHYTPLSNFYLLFSYTELSELLTLLNEVALTVEARKMLKNVN